The genomic window CAGCCAGGTACCGCGGTGCTCACAGCAGTCGGGCCGAGCGATGTGTTCTGCCCTGTCGctgctttcccctccctcccggcCCTGCCAGCAAACCTCCGGAGGTGGCTGGGAACAAAAGCTGTGACTCGCAGCGGCCGCGGGAGGATTAGCAGCCGACCTTAGGGGCTTAACTCCGCCGCTCTGCCCCGCCGGCCGGGCGTTTCAAGTGACACCGTGCCTCCTCCTCGCACCCCGAGCCACTCGCagcctgtgctcctgccctttAGCCGTGATTCTGGCGCCTGGAGCGGTGTCGTAGGAGTGCGGCTGCTGGCGGGGGCTTGGGAAGCTGGCAGCGTTTGtcggggcaggggcagagcagaggaaggaggaggaatttGTAGGTTGGGCCGACGGGCCTGTTTTAGAAAACTCTCcgcatgttaaaaaataataatccgGCCCGTCGTCTCTAGGCTACATTTGCCTCTTCTGCGGCTGAGCTCATGGAAAATCGCAGCTTAGCTTCTGCGCTCGGTGCCAAGACGAGGAGGTTTAAAAACTAACTGATAACATCTTTGTAAACTTGGAGTCGTTTctcagagcctgctgctccttccagccGGGGCTTTGCAGCTTTCCTAGAGGTCGAAGCGAGCCAGGCGGCCGGCAGCTGCCCCGCAGAAGCACGGCGGCGGTCGGGAGCGTCGCTGCGAGCACCCCCAGGACGCCCGCAGGCTGCCTTGTCCCCGCTCCCCGCCAGGTACACAGCACGCCACGCTCTGCCCGTAACTTATCGTAATcactggctttatttttaaaaaattacaatagAAAAGTACCTTTAAACATATTTCCAAAAGCGGAGTAGACAACGTGGGAagctcctttcctctcttctccccagACCAAAGTACAGGAAACGGTTTGCTGCAGGAGCTACCAGGCCCTCGCCCGGGACCGCGGGCGCCGTTCCTCACGGAGCCGCCTGGCTCTCGAGTCCCAGCCCCAGCGCTCACagacagccccagcagcagttTCCCATTTTCCCCCCCATCTCGCCCCCACCCCGGCCGGCTCCAGCAGCCGAATTCCCAGCCGTGGTGCTGCAGCCCGCCCACGAAACCcgaggaaggaggaagagaggctGGGAATCCCGCTCAGAAGCAGGCGGTCGGAGGAGACGGGGCTTGCGCCTCCTTTTGCAAGAAACCGAAATCTGGTGgagttcttgttttgttttgctttgctctttcttATCCAAATTCCTGCTGgagcaaggaggaggagaggccaGCACGCCAAGCAGTCTCTTTGCTGGCTGGCTCGCCGTCCCGCGCGCTGCCTCCCttcttctctctgctcctgcacGGACACACAGACGCTGAAGGCCCGGGGCAGCCCGGCGCCATGGCACAACAGCAGGCACGTGCAGTCAGCTGGGGGAGCGGAGAGTTCGGTGTCTCATACAGCAGTTTACGTTGCCCGTAACAACTTCAAGCAGccgtggcaggaggaggaggcgaaTTCTCACCTTGCTCCACGTGTGGGCTCTCTCTGCCCGTCCCTGATGCGAGCACTGTACCGTGCCGGAGCTTTGCGCAGCGAGCTAGTAACACAGCCCTACGATAAAAAAACGCCGTCGGACGTTCTCGATTGTCCTGCCTGGTGGTGTTTGGTACGGCCGGGAGGAAAACCCTAATACTGTCAGTGCACACGGGGGCCGTGCTGACACAGCCGGAGCATGCCGATCCCTGGCGGGCCGCGCCACGAGCCCCAGCGCCTCGAGCCACGCACCTCGGCGCCCGCACGGGCCGCAACGTCACGCCTGCGCCGTGCAGCTGGCGGCGGGAGGCACGCTGCGAAGGACGCCGAGTCGGGAGTCGAGCACAAGAAGACGTGGTCCAACCCAGTGTAAGATTGTCCTGTTTGGAAGGTTTGGTACAAAAATACTTGCTCTCTCGCTTTCCTTTTTCGTAGTCTGCTTTCCTATGGttgtttgaaaatacttttcaaacGCTACAGCACTGCCTGTCAAACCatgctttcagaaataacacACTCTTTCTTACAAATATACAGTGTAAAAGAGGGAAATATTATTACTAGGTATGCTTTTCGCTTTCTTCTAGGAGAGCAGATGTGTGATAGAGGCTGTGGGAAAGTCTTGGAGGAATCCAAACTTGTgcgaggttttttttttgtttttctttttcttttttcaagcCTGCAACAAGAGAGGCGGAGAGGTTACAAAAGCAGCCGGCCGGGAGGCGAAGCTGCGAAGAGGCAGCGGCAACTCTGCCCCGGACTGCGGGTGCTATCTAGGGGGCGAGGGGCGGCCGCTGGGGAGGGCAGAGTTAAGTTGAGTTTCTGCGCTTCGGAGGAATTCGGCCGGTGTTGATCCAAGGCAGGAAGCCGGAATGGCAGCGAGGGGAGATTACGGGGGTGATTTAAAGCCGAGAGGCATTCCTGGGCTGGCCAAACTCCTACCCCGGACGAAGACGAGAGGCGCAGGAAGGGCCCCCCCGAGCCGAGCGCCGCGTCCCTTACCAGCACACTGCGGTCGTGTGGAGAGCGCGCCCAGCAGCCGCGGCGGCAGGCTCCGTTCATACCCACAAGACTGACTGTCGGCCGCCATCACACACCTGAGACCTGTGGGATGGCACGGCGGGGATGGGGCCCGGGCACACACGCGTTCGCACCCCTTTTCTTTTGGGGCCAGCCGCGCGGATTTGGCTCCCTGGGTCTCGCCGGCGTGGGTTGGGGATGCCCCAAGAGGAGCGAGGTGGCACTCACATGGCATTCAGCAGAACTGACGGGACTTCCAGCCCTGAGAACCAGCCTCGGAGGGAGGGAGCCAGCGCATCTGCAAGGCACGTGGGGCGAGGGCTGAGTGGGCGGCGTGGGGAGCGTCCCCACCTGCCCCCAGCCCGCGTGGGGAGGAAACACCGCGCCTAACGGGAGCGACGCCACGGCCGCTCGCTCCTCGCGAGGAGCGCAGGTGCTGCCTGTCAGCGCTGCCTTGACAAGGGAAGTATGTGGCTGCAATAATATTTACCGCCGCTCTTCCTCCCGGCAGCTGGCGCTGCTCCCCCCCGGCGCCCTCCCTCGGGGCCCTGCCCGTGCCGAGGcgctgcggggcggcggggggtgtttttggggtgccGCGAGCCGGGCAGCGTGAGCGGTGCCGGGGCCGCGCCGCGTTACCTGGGCGTGCAGCGAAGCGGGGTAGGTGAAAGCAGGAGGAGGTAGAGCGGGCGCTAACTCCGCCGGGTACAGGGGGTACGGCCCCCACACTTCAGGGCTACTGGGGTAAAGTGCAGGCACTGTGAGCTCGTCTgcaagagaagaagaaggagagtTAATCCCTCGTTCTCCCCCACAAGCAACGGGGAGGCGGGGAGCGGGCGCAAGCGGTGGGGCCGGCGCTGCCCCGAGCCGTGGCGCACTTACAGGGCTCTCTGGCGATGAACTGAGGTACGGCGTTGGGGAGGGGCGTGCTGGGGTTGGGGGTGCCCACCAGCTTGCTCTTGGCCATCTTGGTGTTGGCCTTGGCGAACTCCAGCCGCAGCGTCTGGGGGATCTCGGGGTCGAAGCGGATGCCCTGCGGGAGGGGAGAAGGCAGCGGGGTCGGCGGGCACCAGGCGAGCGCCGCGGGACCCCAAACCCCAGCGGGGACGGGTGCCGGTGGCATCGGAGCTGGCTGCTCACTGAGGGGCCAGGCATCCCACGCTCCCCCCTCTCCGCCTCGGAAAGAgccctttggggaaaaaaaaaaaaaaagaaaaaagaaaaaaacaccattccCAGCATCCCCGCAGGCCGCCGGGGCTGCCGTGACCTCATGCGCTTGGCAGCGAGCGCCGCGCGGCCCCGCGGCTCACATTCCTGCGGCGTCCTCGGGCTCGGCACCATATTAGGCAGTCGGCGTCCCGCTCGGCCACGCTGCGCTCCGGGGGGACCCGCGAGGACGGGGAGTCGCCGGCCtcgcccccgcagcccccccaaaGGGACGCGCCCCCCGGCACTCACGTTCAGCGCGTTCTTGGCAGCCTCGGCCTCCGAGCGGCTGTCGAAGCTGACGAACCCCAcgggctgcggggagaggaGGTGAAGGGGTGAGGGGTGCCCccagcctttctttttcttttctttttttttttttttttttttttttacagggaTCCCTCCCTCCCCGTTCCCCGAGCCGTGGGGCACCCCGCAGCCTCCTACCTGCTTGGAGGTGAGCTTTATGAGCGAGCCCTCGTAGCCCTGCGAGAGAAGAGAAAAGCGCCCGTCGCACCGGCCTCGCACCGGCCGCCCCTCGCCGCCCCGCGTCCCGTGGTACCTTGAAGGGCCTGAAGAGCAGGTAGAGCTCCCGGGGCTTGATGTCCAGGGGCAGGCCGCTGACGAACAGGGTCCTCACCTGCAAAAGCAGAGCCTCAGCCACCCCCGAGGCTGCGGACGCCGCCCCAGAGGAGGCCTCCGGAGGCCTCCAGCCCACGCTGAGCCCCGAGTGACCGGGGCCGTGCttgcagggaaggggaaaaacgCTTCCTGCAAGGGTCAAGGGCTTTCAGCGAGCGTGACGTCCCCTTGTTCCGGGACACGCAGTGAGGGAGGGgtgtccgtccgtccgtccgtcccaAGGCCTCGCCTGCATTTTGTGCGCGGCCTCGAGAGAAAGCACCCGCCGCCACTTCGCTGCCTTCCTGAAATCCAAACCCGCCCGAGCCTGACTTTCCGGATAATTTAGCCCCATGGCTGCACAGCAGATAGGAGAGATAAAGAccccggaaaaaaaaaaaaagaaaaactctgaAATTAGGCCTCACAAAGACGCGGCTTCTCCGCGGTAAtgacttgttttctttgaaagttcAAACGCGGGTCGGCCAAGTCTCGAGCCACAGAATTGCAGCGCGGCGCTCGCCGAGGACGGCGAAAAGCGCGGATtattgggaggaaaaaaaaaatacagcaaggaaaaaaaaagaaaacatgcctTTTCGGCTTTCCAGCCCCGAAAGGAGGGCACGGTCGGAGGCCTGTGGGGGAGGcaaggctgggagggaggaCGCAGCGTCCCCAGAGCCGTGGGGCAGAAGGAGAGGCTGcgtggggagctgctgcccggccCTCATGGGGAGCGGGAGCTGCTCCCGCAGGGCCTCGGGGCGGAGGCAACCTGGAGGTCTCAGCCTCCATCCTCTGCTCCTGGTGGCACTCCTGGGGCCGcatggggcaggaggtggtAAAATCCCTGCCCAAAGGGTCCAGGGCGACTCGTAGGAAACCTGTCGGTGGCCACGGGGACTTGGAGTCCCTGTTGAGGCTGTGGGGAGGCTCCTGCAGCCCAAGCAGGACAGACGAGGCATTTTGCCCCGATCCCGCTGCACCAACATCTGTTTAGCACCTCCATGGTGCAGCGTTTCTccacctccaccacctgcaATCCGGGTCAGGAACAGCGACACTGGCACCCCGCAAACACGGGCACGTGGTGGCAGATGTCCCCCACCTCTCCCCGCAGGGACAGGGGCTGCGGGACCACCCGAagcccttctgctcctcctgctgcaccccacagcccctggaCAGACTGGGGACACCACCACGCTCCTGCTTTGTCCCCTCCAGGCTGTTGGTGTCCCGCAGAAGGTTTTCTCCTGGTCGCTGCTCCTCGCCCTGGGAAGCCAGCTCCAACCCAACTCCGGCacacctctccctgcctctgcgTCCCACCGCCGCTCCCTGCTTCTCCCAACACCCCGGCAATGCTTCGAGGGACACCAGAGGGGACCCGATGGGCACCGCACGCACACCCAAGGTGGATTTCATCACGCAAGCAGCGACCGGAGGCATCCATGCGACGTGCACGGCCAGCGCTCACCTCCCGGAGCACGGCAGCAGCGAGGGCAGTGCTGCCATCCTCGTCCGCCCCCGAGGGCACCGAGCGCCCCACGCGATGTCCGGCGCGGTCACGGTCCCCTGCCCCTGCGCAAACCTCCTCCGGTAAACTTTAACAGGAAGGGGAACGGcggggagaggcaggaggagccgGGTGACTCATTCACCAGGCATTTAATCACCTACTTCAACCCCGGCCGCCTCGCAGCCCCGCTCGCTTTAATTTTCTACCAGCGGATTAGCTGCTTGGCTGCCCGCCGCCGCGGGGGGACCTCCGCCACGCCGGACCCTCGCCCATGGGGTCGGACCCTCGCCCATGGGGCTGACCATGTGCCCGGGAGCCGTCCCCACGCTGGTTTGGTGCCGGCGGTGGGGCAGCGATGGGCGAGGAGTTGGCGCTGGGAAGGGTCCCACTGTGGCCGCCCTCCGTGTCCCCACTTCCCAccctggctgtccccagccgGGGTCGAGCTGGCGAGGGCTGGGGACGAGGGCCACGAGCGGGGTGCGCAGAGGCGCCGTGCTACCAAATAAGGCCtccgtccctgtccctgtccctgtccctgcccgcGCGTGCTGCTCTGCCCCGAGGATGCTCGGGGCGTCCCGTGGGGTGCTGCGTCCCAGTGCCCCAGTGTCCCAATGTCCCAATGTCCCAGTGTCCCGGCATCCCTCACCACCCCTGCTCACGGCTCGCCGGGCTGTGGGGTGCCCGTGCCCTGaccccacacccaccccacaGCTGGGATGTGCCGCCCCACTCTCCTGctgcccctctccctgctgcccccctctccctgctcaaGGTCACAGCCCCCAGGGGACCCCCAGGGGACCCCAAGGGGACCCCCAGGGaacccccaaccccctcccTTCCCATTGCCGACCCCCTCCCCGGGCTTCCAGCCCCAAGACCCCGCTGCCGCTACCTCCTCCTCGGGCAGGCCGGGCTCGCCGGGGCCGCCCTCCCGCTCGCCGGGGCCGCCGCTCATGGTGCTGGGGCCGCTCCGGCACCCGCCCGCGGCACCTCCGCTGCGAGCGGCCggcggggggacggggagggacCGGGAGGGACCGGGGAGGGACcgggagggactgggagggactggggagggactggggagggaggggacgcggggcggggcgcggggagggAGGACAAACGGCTGGGTTCGTGCGGAGGGGGTGGAGCAGCAGGGGGGGAGTGGGGTGGGAGTTTGGGGACATGGGATGGGGATCTGCGGTGGTGGAGGCACAGGACACAGGGCTGAGGAGGTGGGGTGAGGGATGGGTGTCTCAGGTTTGGGGACATGGCACCGCCAGGGCTGCCCATGGCAAGTGGAAGGTGACATCCCCATAGGGACCCACAGCACTGTCCCTGTCCCGCTGCCTCGGCCCTCACCCAGCTGTGGGTCTCGGTTGCAGCTTTGATACAGCCCCCCAGCACTTTTATTAGCAGCCCCCCGGCCAGGAAGGATCACAAAGCACGCTGCGAGGTGAGCCGGTTCTGGTTTATTCCCCAAGCAGCACGTGTGATACTCGAGTTAGCGCGCGGGACAGACAACAGATCCACAGTGGGGCTGAGACACTTGGCGGGATATAAATAAAGGACACAAATAAGcgagaaaaaacatttttgttttgcagaagggAATAAAGGACGCAGAGACCAGCAGCTGCCTGCGTTTGCGCAGTGCTCAGAAGGACGGGACGAAATCCCCAGTCAGCGACCAACCACTGGAGGCTCTCAGCTCTTGACAGGTGTGGACGCGGTCTTCATGGTCTTCTTCAGGTGATGGTAATTGGGCAAGATCTTCATCAGGAAATCCAGCTGCAGCGTTTGGGGCTGGAAAGAAATGGTCTGTGAATTAAGGCTCGGCCTCGCTGCTGCCAcgaggggagctgcaggggacGGGAGGTGGCACTCAGCCTGGCTCCCCATGCGGCACCCACCTGTGGCCGCTCGGTCTGCACGCGGCGAAGGCAGTCAGCCCCATAGATGACGGTGTTCTCGGGGATCACCTCGTAGGTGTTGACGTTGCAGCAGGCCCCGATGATGCAGCCGCTCGTCAGAATCACGTTCCTGCCGACAAATGCTGcaagagagagagcaagagaggAGTCCCTGCAAGGGCCGAGCGCGGGCAGCCCCACTTGGTGCTTCAGCCACACGGCGCTTCCCAACCCCATGTCTCTGCCCTGCTTCCGTCAACCTTTCTAACTCTGCCTCGGGCTTCTGGGCGCAGAGCGCAGCTGAGGTGACTCTGGAGCACTTCctcaagcagcagcaccaccgtGCCCACACACAAACCGCCCAGCGCCGCCAGCCAgacccagctccagcccaggcGGCTTCTGCAGGCGCTCGCCAGTGCGAGTGTAACTTCTGCAATGCAATCAGCTGCAGCATGAGCACATCTACCGCCAGGTGATTgatcccctcctgctcccagcaccgaCAGGAGCAAAAATCTGAGCAGGGTGAGGACAGTGAGCCTAAACTCACCTTGACCGGGGCAAGGACAGTGAGCCTAAACTCACCTTTCGACTCGATGACATTGTTATCTCCCACTTTCATGGCCTGCGAATCTACAGGTTAGTGTTAAAGGAAAACgtaaaacattttgctttgatttcacTAGGCAAGCCTCAACACTACTTTCAGAGCACGCCCCTGCCCCTCACACAGCACTGGGCTGCTGATCCCCTGGGAGCACGGCAAGGATACAGCACCCGACTTCAAAAACATTGTTGGTGCCGATGACCATGGGCTTGGGCTCCATCTGTTCGGTTTCTGGCGTAATATTTTCTGGGTACCTGCGAGGTAACGTGAACGGATTTTAACTATAGGGCAGCTCAGTTTAGCCAGGGGCTGACGTTGCGCCTGTCCCACCCGACCCCAGCCGGACCGGCGGGGCTGTCACTGACCCATTGATGATGAGCGCCTGCTCCTCTATCAGGTTGCCTTCCCCGATCACAATCGGTCCCGCCTCCGCGATGATCCTGGCCTTGGGGTGGATCACCGTCCTGGGCCCTGCGGGAACCACCCGGTGTCACCAGCACCCTGGGACACTGAGGTACCAGGGGCTGCCGGCCACGTCCTTACGTGTCCCGTCCTTACCGATGGTGACATCCCCGCGGATCTCGCTCTCCACACACACCACGGCCCCGGGCGCGATCTTCACGCTGTGAGGGGGACGTGGGGCTCAGGGGGTGCCTGTGGCGCCCAGGGGTGGCACCGACGGGGACAGCGCGGGGTGGTGGCCATGAGGGGAGCCCTCGGGgcatgggggggacatggggcacacagggggacatggggggacgTAACGGGGAGCattgggggacatgggggggctGTTGGGGGACATGAGGAGACCATTGGGAGATGGGGGAGCGTTGGGGGACGTGGGGGGTCTGTtgagggacatggggggacCATGGGGAGACGGGGGGGTCCAGTGGGACACGGGGAGGCTGTTGGGGGAcatgggggctgtgctgggagatgTGGGGACCACTGGGGGACATGGAGGGGACCGTTAAGGGACACGGGGGGACCGTTGGGAGCTGTGGGGGGGCTTTGGGACAcatgggggggctgtgggggacaTGCGGTGACCGTTGGGACACGGGGGGGCCCTGAGGCGCGGGGCTGAggcgcgcggggcggggcggggccgctGCGACCGTTAGGACCGTTGGGGCGCGCGGGCTCTGGCCCTGAGGGGACGcgcggcggggggcagcgggcggcgCTCACCTCTTCTGCGCCTTCTCCGCCATGGCGGCACCGCCTGCGCAggcgctgggctggggctgggcggGCCCCGCTCGGCTCCTCCCGGCGGCCGGGGCCCTGCGACGGGTGAGCGGTGCCCgggggggtgggagcagggcgGGGGGCGGCTGTGTGGGCACCCCCGGGGGTGTGGGTTCGGCTGTGGTGGCCCCCCAAGGTGCTGCTCCCGCGGTGTACCCGGTGGGCAATGGTCACCCCCGTAATTGTGCAATATTTGGGCAATTGTGGCAGTTCGTGTTAGTATTCAGGTTATGGCAGTGATTGATTTATAGCCTCGTCAAAAGAGCACTTTATTTTTGTATACAAGCGCAGGCTCTAAAGAGCTTGAGCCAGAAACAAGCTGGAGATAGCCAGGAGACATCAAGGGCTGGAAGGATCCAGGAGACATCAAGGGCTGGGACCTGGAGCAAGCTGGAGACAGCCAGGAGGCAACCAGGGCTGGAGCCCTCCGTGAACTGTAGGTACAAAGAGCTCATTAAGGAAAAAGTACAAACCAGCCAGCCTATGCTTTACACCATACAAACACAACACGTGCAGTGTTAAAGCTGTGACGGGGATTGATGTACAACCTTGTCTAAAGCCTACGTTGTTGAAATAAGCACAAGCTGAACGCGTCAAGGGCTGGACATGTCCACCAGCTATAGCCGTGTCCAGGACTGAGATCAGTACAAACTAGGTTGATCCATGTCTGCACAGTGTGCAATGGTGACATTCAATATTAATATTCAATAtattgaataataataataataataataataataataaacaataattaacaatttaatattaatattcaaGGTACAAAAGTGATTGGTGTATGACCTCGCTTAAAGCCCAGATGGGGTTAACAAGCACGAGCTGTGGTTATTTACCTGGAGCAGAAATCCAGCTGGGCTGTCCACAAGGGGGAGACACAGATGTCCAGGGCTAATTAACCACTAAATACAATGCAAACCAATTAGTCAATACCTAGGCTGTGTACCACCATGACATTAAATTTTCACATTCGCATTACTGATTGATTAACAAAGTGGCCTAAAGCTCAGGCAGTTGTAACAAGCACAAGCTGTAATTGCCTAAAGGTATCCAGAAGACTCCCAGGGCTGGAGATGTCCATGAGCTGGGGGTGTCCAGGGCTGGAGCTGTCCAGGAACCAGAGGCACAGtgagctgcagctgcccagGGCGAGGTGATcaataaacacaaaattatttgtCAATATCTGTACGGTGCACAACTAGGACATTCAATATTA from Anas acuta chromosome 4, bAnaAcu1.1, whole genome shotgun sequence includes these protein-coding regions:
- the RBPMS gene encoding RNA-binding protein with multiple splicing — its product is MSGGPGEREGGPGEPGLPEEEVRTLFVSGLPLDIKPRELYLLFRPFKGYEGSLIKLTSKQPVGFVSFDSRSEAEAAKNALNGIRFDPEIPQTLRLEFAKANTKMAKSKLVGTPNPSTPLPNAVPQFIAREPYELTVPALYPSSPEVWGPYPLYPAELAPALPPPAFTYPASLHAQMRWLPPSEAGSQGWKSRQFC
- the DCTN6 gene encoding dynactin subunit 6, whose translation is MAEKAQKSVKIAPGAVVCVESEIRGDVTIGPRTVIHPKARIIAEAGPIVIGEGNLIEEQALIINGYPENITPETEQMEPKPMVIGTNNVFEVGCYSQAMKVGDNNVIESKAFVGRNVILTSGCIIGACCNVNTYEVIPENTVIYGADCLRRVQTERPQPQTLQLDFLMKILPNYHHLKKTMKTASTPVKS